The sequence gcgtgtgcgtgtgcgtgtgtgtgtgtgtgtgtgtgtgtgtgtgtgtgtgtgggcttcgGTTCAGAAGGGAGGTGGTTGTGAGGTTATCTGCGGCTCCCTCAGACTCCAAACTCGTCGGTTTTAGAGGACTTGACCTTCCGAGGTACAAATGGCAATTTCGGGATTCATGGACCCTATAAATCCAAGCGCTAATTGCATATCACACAAGCAAGTATCATGTCCATTTGTCGGGAAGTATCTTTGCTTACCACGGGCATTAACAGCAGCACCTCCCAACGCCTAGACGCCCTCctttgagggtgggggggtcgtTATCTGTGACGATCCCCACTTTGACAAGCTCCTCATCTCAGGAGAGACTGCAAGGACACGCTACGTCCCTCAGCTAGCTCAGTGAAGGATGGTTCCGGATtattcattaatattaatataggCCCAGTTCTACTCGTACCCGAATATTGGCCTTTTTAAATTTGTTTTCAAAAGTGGTACTAAAAAGTGGTGAAACAAAACGAATAGCTCCATACAAAAGACTAATGAATCCATTTTGAATTGTCATCCATAGTCATTAAAAAAATGCTATAAAATGTTCAGGTGTGTCAGGAATATATTTGGCTGTCAGTGTGGATCTATTTTTCTAAATCGACCTGAAGGTGATCTAACAGAATAATTAATTGTTACAGTTAATTAGTTCAACATAAAGGAGGAAATACAATTCACTGCAATGTGAATTTAGGACGATGACTTTTTGTGGAAACGTGCTATGGGATAAATCAAAGGcacctgatttttttttttcatcaatctCCTTTACCTTCCCCTCTCAAATAAGTGCTACATGCAAGTCAGGCAAGGTTAGCTTTTGGCTAACGAGCATGCAATGTTCAGCTGGCAAAGTAATCATCATAAATGTTCAGATACCTGATTCTTGTTCAAAACAAAACCATCCCAGACCTTTGTGTGGGCTTTACGTTAAGCATTGGAGTCAAGTGAACGGAGAAATGTGGTCAGAGGTTTAAAGTTTGAAATAATCAATACAGGCTGTGAGGTCATCGGTAATGATTGAGAAGAATGAATCTTTTAAACCGGGGCACCATCACATATTAACTTTCTAAGAATACTCAAGAGGAATGTGAATGGGTATGTGGTCAACCAAGGACGATCTGAACATGCCATGCTATTCCCTTAACTTCAACGATTTCATTTGTGATGCAACAAAAGCGGGACAGCTCGATGCATCGATGTGTATTTAGCCATGGAGCGACATAATCAGCTGAACAGGTGCCAGGTCTCCCACCTCTTTACAGTAGGCCTCTTCTATAGCCGCCTCTATGTAAACAGGTGGGAGGGGCCATCTTACACGGTCGTTAGTTCAGCTGAGGCTCTCAAGCATTATAAATATGAAGCCAATCCATTACAATTCATTGCAACCAGGTAATTCTCCAGAATACTAACAGGTAAGAAGCAGCCCTGAGCTGCACTCTCTCTTGGCAACATCGTCTTTTATAATGTGGTGTAAAGCTCTCAACCATGTAAGCTAGTGCTCAATATATTCCCAGTGTGTTCAGAAGAACTCGTCCATTTTGTTctttgtcctcctctctctgactgCAGGTTTTATAACGAAGATGCAGGTTTTCCAGGTGCTCTCTCTGACGCTGCTGTCCGTCATGGCAGCCAACGctcaggtgtttgtgtgggggaaGTGTCCCAAGCCCGCCGTCCAGGAGAACTTTGATGCCACTCAGGTGAACCCCAAACTCCCTGCTCTCGTTACTTCTGCGCGCCTTTTTCTCTTGTTTGTTAGTGcatcttttttccttttttccttgGGAGGGGACAGCAACAGTCATTTCTGTTTGCTCTCTCAATTCAAATCAACCAGCTTCGTTAACAGAATCGATGAGCTGCAGGTTTTGAGAGCTGAAGGGCCACAATGCGCAGATTGCCAAACCGGTGAAAAAACTCACTGAATTGTAAACAAATGCTAAATTGCATGGCTTGGTTCGGTTTTACCTACGGTCTGATGATCTTCTCGTATATAACACAATCAACATTGAGGCCCCAATGTGACAAAAGCGGGCAAAACCATAACGCTCTAGACAACCTACAATATGTAAAATGAATGTTTAATCTGTTGTGCACCGACGTTCCTGTTCCAATTCCGACTCTTCCAAAACTCACTCTTCACGTTCTCCCACCTCGCAGTACTTGGGAAAGTGGTACGAGATCACGAAGCTGCCGACCATTTTCCAGAAGGGGGAGTGCGGCACAGCCACCTACAGCGATAAGAGCCCCGGAGTGGTGGGAGTCCTCAACAGAGAGCTGCTGTAAGTGGGCCTCCAGGGACCAACTGGCTCCGTACAATGTGGATGCATATGTACcgagtgtttctgtgtatgaatggtttATTTTGCCTCTTTCGCAGCGCCAACGGAAGCATCAACGCCATTGTTGGATCTGCCAAGGCGACGGACCCGACTGTGCCCGCCAAGCTTGAGGTTTCCTTCTTCGAGGGTAAGGacatcacacaatcacacgcacacacacacgctcacacacaaacacgcacacattcacagaaacacaaacataagcTCAAACACCAACCCACACGCACAGATTCATGTCCAATCCCCTCTTTGTTTTCATTTAGCAATCCAAGTTCCAACATATTCTGTCTAAATATCACAATCAATACACAAAATATTCCAATTCATATTGTAGAAATCAACGGCACCAAGGCATACATTTTTTTAGCAAACGTAGTCCACACTACTATATACCCTCCCCTACGCCAATGCTGTCTTGGTTGACGTTTGATTGTAATgccgtccccccctcctccaggctcTCCCCCTGGCGACTACTGGGTGCTGTCCACCGACTACACAGGCCACGCCCTGGTGTTCGGCTGCAGCCAGTTCGGTCCCGTGAGCGCCCAGTTCTCCTGGATCCTGAGCAGGGAGCCCACCATGCCCGAGGAGACCCTCGCCGACCTCCAAGGCATCCTGGCCTCCGCCGGGGTCAAGGTCGACAAGATGGTGGCCACCGACCAGGACCTGGCCCTGTGTGCCGCCATGGAGCAGTAAGCTCCCCCCGGTAGGCGCTGACCCACGGCCCCGGACGCCCGCTGTGCTCTCAGCCTGCTCGTCCCGGCTCGGATCATCTCCCACGTTGATGGTTCGCGACCACTTCTTATCGCGTGTAAAGTGTTTCATTTGATTGGCTTGCTTGCTCGGTTATCCCATGGAAAGTGTTTAAATTGTTgtgcaaaaataaatgcaattaAACCTGGATAAAACACACTATATGTTGGCTTGGTGGTCCTTTCATTGTCCTTTGCGTTGGTCGGTCGTGCAGGCAGCAGGTCGGAttgttggcggcggcggcggctggcccCCGGGGAAGATGGCTGAGATATTTAGGTTTAGCTCTCGGTTCCGTTTGAGAGATTATGTAGCTGTCTtggaaaaaagtattttatgttGTCACATAAACGGTATGGTCTTCCTGACTTTTCATCAAATGTTTAAAGCCAATTGTGTAAATGTTGTCTGCATCTAGAGATAGCGGCCTTCTTGAACAGGGAGTGTTTAGCAGCCTGGCCTCACCATCCTCTACCCAATCCATTCGCTcaggcttttgtttttttgaaatCCCTTTGTTTGTTTTAGCAGGGCAACTCCTTTCTTGTCTTTTGTAAATGCCTTTGGTCACCTAAAACATGACTACCTCCCCTTCCCCTAATTCATTGTGCATTGAAAATATTTCATGGGTTGTCCAGCATTGTCTTATCCTTACCAGTCTTACCAGTTCATACCAGTCTGGATGAGCAAGGTCACCGTCTTTCACCCATTGTTTTACGTTCCCAGCTGTCTTTCAATGACCATGACTCTTAACCAAATACTTTGCAATCAAGAGTGCCTTAAAAGTCACAATTTTTCTTCAGTACGGGAACGGTTTAGGTGAGGATAACTGCAAGGGATGGAGAAATAACGTGGGCTACATTTATTGGTAAGTAAATAAAAGTGTACAATTCAGAGTGACAGCGTACAGGTGAAAAGTATTCTCATACAGGCTGATGCATCAATAAGTTAAACTCAGTCTATCCATCTCCATTGGATCGAGAACCCTGAAGCTTTTGGCCGCataaaaaagttaaatttttgGGGGGTTCTTCAATACCTCTGTCCTGAAGTCATCCAATATCAGTGCAGTCGACACAATTCCAAACTGTCTAAACAAAGCCCATGTTTGGGAGTCACTTTTTATAACTCAAAGTTCCAGAAGAAGATATAAGAATATAAGAATGAAATATATCATAATAAAACCTTAAGGACCAGATGTAGAAAGGAATGAGATTCGCGAGTACATGAATACAGCCTATTTTGTCGCGTACAATTATTAAAGAGAATAGAAAATCAATTGGCCATTTGTTTTGagttgcatgtgtgcgtgcgtgtgtgcgtgtgtgtgcgtgtgtgacgtcCCTACTCTCTGCAGGGTTCTGGGCGGAGACGGAGACAGCCTTAAAGGGGTCCACAATAAACATGATAAACAGACAGGGGACAACATGAAAAGGTCCCTTAACAACCTATTACCGCCACCAGCAGCTCCACACTGGATGACTTACTGGTTTCCTCCTTTGGAGTGGACCCCCAGTGTTTTCTTGCAGCAGCTCTCCGGTGAGGACTCGGGAGGCCGTGCGTGACAACACACTCCCCCACTGAAAGACTTCCACAAGCTTCATGCTGCTCCGCCAGTCCCTAAGATACTCCTCAAACAAGTGGGCAGAGGTTTGAGTCATGCTGTAATCGTCACATGTTCCTGTTCTTTTATTTCAAAAACTGTTTTGACGCAGGTTTGGAGCAATGGTGAGCAATAGTGGTACTATTTGATTGTTCGTCTCACCTGAAATGGTGTACCAAATGCCTGCTTGTGTCTGCCTGTGCAGGGTTTGTGTGAGGAGATCTTTCTTGTAGTTCTGCATTTCAGTGGATCCGAGTTCCTCTGTAATCAACCTACTTTCAAGTAGTTTTTCCCTCTGCTATTGGAATGACCCTTTGCGTAAAGATAGATGCCGATTTCTGAAAGTGAAGTTGATTGAAGTTGATTAATACCAGTGTGTTCAGTCGAGTGTATGCACGTCATGGAGTGATGCAGCAGCATGAATGCATCCTCACAAAGGGTAAGTTTGCCTGCACGGCAGACTGGAGAACATCTCCCGGGGAATGCGGCCTGTAGGCTGGCTGGCAGGATAGAGAGCAGGGTCAGAGAGATCACCCATGTGGCAATCATCTTTATTCACTGGGGGGAGAACAGTGCAGACAATATATACTAAAATATATACTACAGGCTTCCTGACCTGCCATTCATTCAATACACTGGGGCAGAGGACGGATCGATGGGGTTCTGAGGAGGGTCAGTGATAATAACACAGTGTCACTCAAAAGTCAGCTCAGTGACAATTTGGTGATTTTActggggaggaaggaaggaggaaggaagtgagggaaggaaggagaagaggaaggagtgATACCGGGGGGTCTTGAAATAGAGGAAACACAGGAAGGAAAATGCTTTGGAATTATTAATAGAATAATTAATCAATTGAAAAGGTCCCCGGATGAAGTCTCGATGTCTTCATCCTTGAAATTCATGTACAAAAGCGTTCTAAACGGCAGAATATAACCTTATCAAGATATaaacctctacctctctctctccccctatctctcatGGTACTCCATGAGAGATAGTGTTTGAGTTGGCACCTGCATAAATCAATATTTGTGGTTGTTTAAACTCTGACCATTATCTTGGTTCATTATCTCTGTTTGCATATCAGATAACAGAGTGTGATGTTGTTGCATCTATATTTAGCTGTGCTGACTATTTAACCCTTTTTTCATTCGCTTCTGAATCCAGAAGTACATCTCTAAATGCACTTTAAGTTTAAAATGCACAAATCAATTTCACAAATCTGTTCATGTGTAATGTCTTTGTGGCTAAATCCCTGTCATAACTTATACGAACTGATTCATGATTTGTAAGGTATAGTAGTATTGAAAGTGAATAGTTCATTATtgtaagagagcgagagagagagagagagagagagagagagagagagagagagagagagagagagagagagagagagagaacccccaTAGTGTGTATTGAAACATATCAAAGATGGGATATGGTGGTAAGAGATGGAGCAAGTCTTCCCTGGGGCAACAGAGTGAACGCCATGTAACACGGATCAGTGGATCAGAGACCGTTTCTTTTGGAGGGAATGTAGTTAAGGTTTTACCTCCCCTGACTTTATTCCAGGGATTCCTGATCCTTGAGGATCCTTGACTGTTATCATGCCTAAATGAGATTGCCAACAGGGTTAGTGCTGCACCTTACCGGATTAGGCTTTGGCGGGGTGGCCACCGGGGCGGGAGACACCACAATGTTGCCAGTTTGTCCGGACAACAGATTGGTGCTGTAATCACAAGATGGTGCGTGACCGCGCACAAACCAGGTTTTAACCTCTTTCGAGGTTAAAACCTTCGCCTCACCGTGACTCCTGTAATGCTCGCTTGCCCACAAGCTGAAGAAATCCCTGCTAAAAGGCTTACACCTAGCAGATTCTTAAATTAGTGGTTTACACCTATTACTAATACTCCCCTAATTCCTAAGCCATTTCTGTGTGATTCTGTTTTTCTCAGAAAAGAGATGATCAGAACGTCTTGGGGCAAATATGTTGTCTGGAAGGGAacaacagacagatggacagacagacaggtatacATGTCATGTAGGCGGGAAGGCAGAGGACTAGACACAGATAGATACAGGttgacagacaaacaaacagtctGTGGACATAAacttatgtgcatgtgtggatgtACATTtttcaacacatacacacacaaacacacacatactgtgtaGACGCATGTATCAATCAATTATTTAACTTTGCCTCACTTTGCCTCACCGAGACTCCTGTTTTGCAGTGAGGcaaagtgtatgtgtatgtgtgtgtgtatgtgtgtttttgtctgtctgtctgtgtgtgtgtgtgtgtgtgtgtgtgtgtgtgtgtgtgtgtgtgtgtgtgtgtgtgtgtgtgtgtgtgtgtgtgtgtgtgtgtgtgtgtgtgtgtgtgtgtgtgtgtgtgtgtgtgtgtgtgatccacgCACTTGCATGCGCGCACGTGTCTGCATGCACATACCTGTCCCATGCGTGTGTGAACTTTTCCCCGCTCGCCACCTGTACGTGTGCGTATGTAGGATAAGCACGCAGCAAAGTAATGAGACCTGAGCCTGCTTAGCCCTCACTCCCCTGAGGATCGGGAGGAGGGCACACTAAACCACTACCACCGAGTCTGCGGCGCTCACTCCCCTGAGGATCGGGAGGAGGGCACACTAAACCACTACCACCGAGTCTGCGGCGCTCAGCCACCAGGAACCGCAGCGGCCAACAGCTATGCCCGCCTCGCTGATAGCTGGACGTTATCCTCTACTCGCCCTTCCCTTGCTTCATAGACGTGCTTCTCCCTGCACGTAATACACCTGCGGATACTTTGAAGAATGCAGGGGGCACTTTGGAGAAATCTATTGATACTTTTTAAGATTTAAAGATTCAAAGGTTTTTTATTGTCGCATACTCATACAGGATGTGAAGTGAAATGTTTTTGTTACATACTTATTTCTGTCGTTAATATATCCAAATATtagaatattattataatataatatattatataataacatacatttaaatatattttaggATTGATTCTGGACAATATTCAACAATACCACTTAACTTTAATGTCAATACATactaaatgcaaaacaaaatacaaaatgcagtTCAAGCCAATGTTTTTTACTATTTCTTTGAAGCAATCAATGGTCATGTTTACACCAAATAAGATTAACAGATTATTACGAttgattatttgcattttcTCCCAATTCCAAAAGGTGTTGAAAGAGCTACTTGCCTTCAAACAACATCTCGGAGGGGATACATTATAGAAAACCGTTTGAGAGCCAGTGCTACAAAGCATGATGGAGGGAAATGCAGGGCCGGGCTGTGGGCGGGTGGTGAGCACCAACGGTCAGATATGGCGGTCTGAGACGGAGGAGGATCCACACATACATAGgctgatctcccccccccccccatgtttgGTTCAAATCCCAAAGCTTACCCCCAGGGGTACGCAGTACCTCTGACCCCCATTCTGGACATCTGaggaaaaccaaaacaaaggCTATCCTCATTCCCATTCATCTTCTTCTTAATAACCAGCATGTGGCCACACAATTTCAGTTGGACTGTGCGTGCgtccttgtgcatgtgtgtgtgcgtttgtgtgtgtgcacgtacgagcgtgtgtgtgtatgtgtgtgtgtgctaggacGACGCAGAGGGCGGACGGATGGACGTCGACCATACCGGGCGCCATCGGAGGAGGAAGCTAAGTGTTTAGGTGTCTTAACCG is a genomic window of Gadus morhua chromosome 8, gadMor3.0, whole genome shotgun sequence containing:
- the apoda.2 gene encoding apolipoprotein Da, duplicate 2 gives rise to the protein MQVFQVLSLTLLSVMAANAQVFVWGKCPKPAVQENFDATQYLGKWYEITKLPTIFQKGECGTATYSDKSPGVVGVLNRELLANGSINAIVGSAKATDPTVPAKLEVSFFEGSPPGDYWVLSTDYTGHALVFGCSQFGPVSAQFSWILSREPTMPEETLADLQGILASAGVKVDKMVATDQDLALCAAMEQ